A region from the Flexistipes sp. genome encodes:
- a CDS encoding cryptochrome/photolyase family protein, whose product MKTVFWFRRDLRIKDNPILAAPSEICLPIFIFDKDILGDFKASDPRITFIFNQVKKLKNDLIKNGMNLAIFYGCADEIFRYLKKEGYNKVIFSQDYTKRSIERDRQISEIIDTTVVRDNFLFHPSEVRKNDGTPYKVFTPFYRTAKNQLDESTLIEFPFNYSKIAGFNYDNIYIIENSEIVKKPISIESIGFVENYVDNFAADKSPEYLCERLKNLINNYESNREYPALDETSHMGVHLRFGTISIRELVRFVKALKEDGFQTETFMKQLLWREFFNSVLYNFPHSEFNNFKDVNIPWENDLKLFEHWKSGTTGVPIVDAAMRQLNKTGYMHNRLRMVVASFLTKDLHTDWRWGEEYFKQKLFDYEASSNIGSWQWAAGTGCDAQPYFRVFNPYRQAEKFDKDAEFIKMWVPELQSIKAGGIHREDYLFKTHVKNYPRPVCKHKHETSKSIELFRKHFKN is encoded by the coding sequence ATGAAAACAGTTTTCTGGTTCAGAAGAGACCTTAGAATAAAAGACAACCCCATTTTGGCAGCACCCAGTGAAATCTGCCTCCCCATTTTCATATTTGACAAAGATATCCTCGGAGATTTCAAAGCAAGCGATCCACGCATCACTTTTATTTTCAATCAAGTAAAGAAGCTGAAAAATGATTTAATAAAAAATGGAATGAATTTGGCAATATTTTACGGCTGTGCTGACGAAATTTTCAGATATCTGAAAAAGGAAGGCTACAACAAGGTCATTTTTTCCCAGGATTATACCAAAAGATCCATTGAAAGGGACAGGCAGATTTCTGAAATCATCGATACTACAGTAGTCCGGGACAATTTCCTTTTTCATCCTTCAGAAGTCAGGAAAAACGACGGAACTCCCTATAAAGTGTTCACACCTTTTTACAGGACCGCGAAAAATCAACTGGATGAGAGCACTCTTATTGAATTCCCATTTAATTATTCGAAAATTGCAGGCTTTAACTACGATAACATTTATATCATTGAAAACAGTGAAATAGTTAAGAAGCCGATAAGCATTGAAAGCATAGGCTTTGTGGAAAATTATGTTGATAATTTTGCTGCGGATAAAAGTCCCGAATATTTATGTGAAAGATTGAAAAACCTGATAAACAATTACGAGTCAAACAGGGAATACCCTGCTCTGGATGAAACTTCTCACATGGGAGTTCATTTGAGATTCGGTACAATTTCCATCAGAGAGCTGGTAAGATTTGTTAAAGCGCTTAAAGAGGATGGTTTTCAAACAGAAACATTTATGAAACAACTTTTGTGGAGAGAGTTCTTCAATTCCGTATTATACAATTTCCCCCACAGCGAGTTTAATAATTTCAAAGATGTCAATATTCCCTGGGAAAATGATTTAAAACTTTTTGAACACTGGAAAAGCGGGACAACCGGTGTGCCGATAGTGGACGCAGCAATGAGACAGCTGAATAAGACTGGATATATGCATAACAGATTGAGAATGGTTGTTGCATCATTCCTCACAAAGGATCTTCATACAGACTGGCGGTGGGGGGAAGAATATTTTAAACAAAAGCTATTCGATTACGAGGCCTCCTCCAATATAGGATCATGGCAGTGGGCAGCAGGCACAGGCTGTGATGCACAACCCTATTTCAGAGTGTTTAATCCTTACAGGCAGGCAGAAAAGTTTGACAAAGACGCTGAATTTATAAAAATGTGGGTTCCGGAATTACAAAGTATTAAAGCCGGCGGGATACACAGAGAAGACTATCTTTTCAAAACTCATGTTAAAAATTATCCGCGTCCTGTGTGCAAGCATAAACACGAAACAAGCAAAAGTATAGAGCTTTTTAGAAAACACTTTAAAAATTGA
- a CDS encoding RrF2 family transcriptional regulator: MTHFIHREADYAIRIVAYLAGKNEKIKIKEICERLYLSKPIVIKIVHKLRKCGIIITETGKNGGIKVSPRIVDLTLYDVLVCMGFNSSINICVDKPEECELNPICNITYFFSNIQNQIIDQLKKAKVKDFIFEDKELESLYN, encoded by the coding sequence ATGACACATTTTATTCACAGGGAAGCTGATTACGCAATAAGGATTGTTGCATATTTAGCCGGCAAAAACGAGAAAATTAAGATCAAAGAAATATGTGAAAGACTATACCTGAGCAAACCTATAGTTATTAAAATTGTGCATAAGTTAAGAAAATGTGGTATAATTATTACTGAAACCGGTAAAAACGGCGGTATTAAAGTGAGCCCCAGAATTGTTGATTTGACGCTTTATGATGTGCTTGTTTGCATGGGGTTTAACAGCAGTATAAATATCTGTGTTGATAAGCCTGAAGAGTGTGAGCTTAACCCTATTTGTAACATTACTTACTTTTTTTCAAATATTCAAAATCAAATAATTGATCAGCTGAAAAAGGCAAAGGTTAAAGATTTTATTTTTGAGGATAAAGAGCTTGAAAGCCTTTATAATTAA
- a CDS encoding cytochrome ubiquinol oxidase subunit I: MDALMLARVQFAMTAMFHFIFVPLTLGLSVLVAIMETMYVKTGNETYLRMTKFWGKLFLINFAVGVVTGITMEFQFGMNWAEYSKYVGDIFGAPLAIEATMAFFLESTFLGVWIFGWKKISKKAHAFAMWMVALGSNMSALWILIANAWMQHPVGYVLRNNRAELNDFAEVIFSPYAWLKFFHTVMGGYIVGAFFVMGVAAYHILKKNQLDFFKRSFKIAAIFGLIMSLGIAIIGDFHAKEVAKTQPSKMAAMESLWQTQENAPIYMFAWPDAENEQNAFEFLPIPGLLSYLSHGDFNAEVTGLKDIPRNERPPVWPTFLSFRLMVFLGTIFIVLSLLAFIYSKKDSLENKRWFLRLMLYAIPLPFIAAQVGWIVAEIGRQPWIVYGVMKTSDAVSKSVTSGQVWTSLIGFFIFYGILAVVDLSLLAKFSRKGPEPEKTA; this comes from the coding sequence ATGGATGCTTTAATGCTTGCCAGAGTGCAGTTTGCCATGACTGCAATGTTCCATTTTATTTTTGTTCCGTTGACACTGGGTCTTTCGGTTTTGGTGGCCATTATGGAAACAATGTATGTGAAAACGGGCAATGAAACCTATCTCAGGATGACCAAGTTCTGGGGGAAATTATTTCTTATAAACTTTGCTGTTGGTGTTGTTACCGGTATTACAATGGAGTTTCAGTTTGGCATGAACTGGGCTGAATATTCAAAATATGTAGGAGACATTTTCGGAGCTCCGCTTGCTATTGAAGCCACTATGGCTTTTTTCCTGGAATCCACTTTCCTTGGCGTTTGGATTTTCGGGTGGAAAAAGATTTCAAAAAAGGCTCATGCCTTTGCTATGTGGATGGTGGCCTTAGGCTCCAATATGTCGGCATTATGGATTCTTATCGCAAATGCCTGGATGCAGCATCCGGTAGGGTATGTTTTAAGGAATAACAGAGCAGAGTTAAATGATTTTGCCGAAGTGATATTCTCTCCTTATGCCTGGCTGAAATTTTTTCATACTGTGATGGGCGGTTATATCGTAGGCGCATTTTTTGTAATGGGTGTTGCCGCTTATCATATCTTGAAAAAGAATCAGCTGGATTTTTTCAAAAGGTCTTTTAAGATAGCTGCTATTTTTGGTTTGATTATGTCTCTTGGGATAGCAATTATAGGCGATTTCCATGCTAAGGAAGTGGCAAAAACACAACCGTCAAAGATGGCTGCTATGGAATCTCTGTGGCAGACTCAGGAGAATGCACCGATATATATGTTTGCATGGCCTGATGCTGAGAATGAGCAAAATGCCTTTGAATTTTTGCCCATCCCAGGTCTTTTGAGTTATCTTTCCCACGGTGATTTTAATGCTGAGGTGACGGGACTGAAGGACATCCCGAGAAATGAAAGGCCTCCTGTGTGGCCTACTTTTCTTAGTTTCAGGCTGATGGTTTTTCTAGGAACGATTTTTATAGTTCTCAGCCTGCTGGCTTTTATTTATTCAAAGAAAGATTCTCTGGAGAATAAACGATGGTTTCTGAGGCTTATGCTTTATGCAATTCCTCTACCCTTTATTGCAGCTCAGGTTGGATGGATTGTAGCTGAAATTGGCCGTCAACCATGGATTGTTTACGGTGTTATGAAGACTTCAGACGCCGTTTCAAAGAGTGTGACATCAGGTCAGGTCTGGACGTCACTGATAGGATTTTTCATTTTTTACGGCATTTTGGCTGTTGTTGATTTATCTCTTCTTGCGAAGTTTTCCAGAAAAGGGCCCGAGCCCGAGAAAACTGCGTAA
- the cydB gene encoding cytochrome d ubiquinol oxidase subunit II, protein MEANVFQLIWFGLWGLLWAVYFMLDGFDLGAGILHPFIAKNDTERRMVINTLGPVWDGNEVWLITAGGATFAAFPTTYAYMFSYLYTPLLIILFALIIRGVSFEFRGKKDSESWKKGWDFAIFIGSFIPALLFGVAFGNIFQGLPIDAAGYHGNIFTLLNPYGILTGILFVCLFLVHASLWLSIKATGDLRKRAQKLAKKLWPILLIVAVLFLVHTWFATNLYDNFFAAPAGFVIPVLAVVALLLSYVFMNSSYVKAFYASCVTILMVVFTGIYGLFPNLIPSSIDTAYSLTAINSSSSVYTLKIMTVVVAIFVPIVLIYQIWTYKVFSDPVTEEEIYDEEAEAY, encoded by the coding sequence ATGGAAGCGAATGTTTTTCAATTGATATGGTTTGGTCTATGGGGACTTTTGTGGGCAGTATACTTTATGCTGGACGGATTTGATCTGGGAGCAGGTATACTGCACCCGTTTATTGCAAAAAATGATACGGAAAGACGGATGGTTATCAATACATTGGGACCCGTGTGGGACGGAAATGAGGTATGGTTAATTACCGCAGGAGGTGCTACTTTTGCAGCATTTCCGACCACATATGCCTATATGTTCAGCTATCTTTACACCCCTTTGCTTATTATTCTTTTTGCTTTGATTATCAGAGGTGTGTCTTTTGAATTCAGAGGGAAAAAAGATTCGGAAAGCTGGAAGAAAGGATGGGACTTTGCCATCTTTATTGGCAGCTTTATTCCAGCATTGCTGTTTGGCGTGGCTTTCGGGAACATTTTCCAGGGCCTGCCTATAGATGCGGCAGGTTATCATGGAAATATTTTTACGCTGCTCAATCCATACGGCATTTTAACCGGTATACTTTTTGTCTGCCTGTTTCTTGTTCATGCTTCTTTGTGGCTGTCTATAAAGGCAACGGGTGATTTGAGAAAAAGAGCTCAGAAGCTTGCCAAAAAGCTCTGGCCAATTCTTTTGATTGTAGCGGTTCTTTTTCTTGTTCACACCTGGTTTGCCACAAACCTGTATGATAACTTTTTTGCAGCACCTGCTGGGTTTGTGATACCTGTACTTGCCGTTGTTGCATTGCTTTTGAGTTATGTGTTTATGAATTCATCGTATGTCAAAGCATTCTATGCATCATGTGTTACAATCCTTATGGTGGTTTTTACGGGGATTTACGGACTGTTTCCTAATCTTATCCCGTCGAGTATCGATACAGCATACAGCTTAACTGCCATAAACTCATCCTCAAGTGTATATACACTTAAAATTATGACGGTGGTTGTGGCTATTTTTGTTCCTATTGTCCTGATTTATCAGATTTGGACATACAAGGTTTTCAGTGATCCCGTAACGGAAGAAGAAATATATGATGAGGAAGCGGAAGCTTATTAA
- a CDS encoding DUF4405 domain-containing protein → MLNFRKIVSLVMLLSFTVVVYSGVFLFIVPEGKVAYWVNWQLLGLNKTQYAEVHDVGVLLFLVSSVLHIYLNWNAILNYLKNKSKRIVLFTPNFIAALLITLIFTAGSLYKFPPFESFLNIATSMDKYWAQEYGTPPFGHAELSGLKSLCSKMNLDFEKAIKLLEDKGIAVKDENETLLKISERAGMTPAEVYKIIKPAKIEGSEEVPTGLGKMTLGEVCKKYDIDINKALKILKSKGFRVTPESQMKELSEQKGKLPMDIYELMKNK, encoded by the coding sequence ATGCTAAATTTTAGAAAAATTGTTTCGCTTGTAATGCTGCTGTCATTTACTGTAGTGGTTTATTCAGGTGTGTTTCTTTTTATTGTACCCGAGGGAAAAGTTGCCTATTGGGTGAACTGGCAGCTTTTAGGACTTAATAAAACTCAATATGCTGAAGTCCATGACGTGGGGGTTTTATTATTTCTCGTTAGTTCCGTTTTGCATATTTATTTAAATTGGAATGCGATATTGAATTACCTTAAAAACAAATCAAAAAGAATAGTTTTGTTTACGCCAAATTTTATTGCAGCATTGCTGATAACTTTGATTTTTACTGCAGGGAGTCTTTATAAATTTCCGCCTTTTGAGAGTTTTTTAAACATTGCCACCAGCATGGATAAATATTGGGCACAAGAATACGGAACACCTCCTTTTGGGCATGCCGAACTTTCAGGATTAAAAAGTTTGTGCAGCAAGATGAACTTAGATTTTGAAAAGGCAATAAAACTTCTTGAGGATAAGGGGATAGCTGTTAAAGACGAAAATGAAACACTTTTGAAAATATCTGAGAGAGCCGGGATGACCCCTGCTGAAGTGTACAAGATTATAAAACCGGCCAAGATTGAAGGAAGTGAAGAAGTCCCCACAGGACTGGGGAAAATGACTCTGGGGGAAGTGTGCAAAAAGTATGATATTGATATAAATAAAGCTTTGAAGATTTTGAAGAGCAAGGGATTCCGCGTTACTCCTGAATCACAGATGAAAGAGCTTTCAGAACAAAAAGGAAAGCTACCTATGGATATCTATGAGCTAATGAAGAATAAATGA
- the ligD gene encoding non-homologous end-joining DNA ligase — protein MKQKINGRTIEISNPHKVFYPNANITKREILNYYDRIAEYMLPHIRNRLVVMQRFPEGIGEEGFYHKQVPDYFPEWVQRKTVTLRKGEKQDIAIVNEKADIIYMAEQGAITFHIWLSQKDNIEMPDKLIFDLDPPKSGEFSEVKFAAYKLRDLFKEMGFVTYVMTTGSKGLHVVIPIKPEYDFDIIRQYVRDVLRELVKKYPDRFTLEPRKDKRQGRVFLDYLRHAFGQTSVAPYSLRPVEGAPIATPLEWEELPYIENSQKYHMKNIFKRLSQKKDPWKDFKLHRKSLDI, from the coding sequence ATGAAACAAAAGATAAACGGCAGAACGATTGAAATTTCCAACCCGCATAAAGTGTTTTATCCAAATGCAAACATTACCAAAAGAGAAATTTTGAATTATTACGACCGTATTGCGGAATACATGCTCCCGCACATCAGAAACCGGCTTGTGGTAATGCAACGGTTCCCCGAAGGGATCGGCGAGGAAGGTTTTTATCACAAACAGGTACCGGATTATTTCCCCGAATGGGTGCAAAGGAAAACGGTTACACTACGGAAAGGGGAAAAACAGGATATTGCAATTGTTAATGAAAAAGCCGATATTATTTATATGGCCGAGCAGGGGGCGATTACGTTTCATATTTGGCTGTCGCAAAAGGACAATATCGAAATGCCTGATAAACTGATTTTTGACCTCGACCCTCCCAAATCCGGTGAATTCAGCGAAGTGAAGTTTGCTGCTTATAAATTGCGTGACTTGTTCAAGGAAATGGGTTTTGTGACTTATGTTATGACGACCGGATCAAAGGGGTTGCATGTCGTTATTCCGATAAAACCTGAATATGACTTTGATATTATCCGGCAATATGTTAGAGATGTACTCAGGGAGTTGGTAAAGAAATATCCGGATCGATTTACGCTCGAGCCCCGAAAAGATAAAAGGCAGGGGCGCGTGTTTTTGGATTATCTGCGTCATGCCTTCGGGCAAACGTCCGTGGCTCCATATTCTCTTCGTCCTGTTGAAGGTGCTCCGATTGCCACGCCGCTTGAATGGGAGGAATTGCCGTATATTGAGAATTCACAGAAGTACCATATGAAAAATATTTTCAAGCGACTTTCGCAAAAGAAAGACCCTTGGAAAGATTTCAAACTTCACAGAAAATCATTGGATATCTGA
- a CDS encoding DNA-formamidopyrimidine glycosylase family protein codes for MPELPDVTYFKHYIDRVALHKKISAVQCGDERVLKNTNCQGLSRILKGEQFAATKRRGKFLIINLANSGKMLILHFGMTGNISYREGEAKTEDEKKYSQLTIEFHDESRLFWINKRLLGSVYLVDKVDEVATIKEMGPDALELSGNLFLKLLSEHERKNIKAFLMDQSNIAGLGNEYSNELLFQADIDPHRKIKGLSNNERKKIYKVMRDILEKAIKIGVPANPFPDDWLLAHMDDMTCPKDVKHNLKKERIAGRTAVYCPVHQV; via the coding sequence ATGCCTGAGCTTCCTGATGTAACCTATTTTAAGCATTATATTGACCGAGTTGCGCTCCATAAAAAAATCTCAGCTGTTCAATGCGGAGATGAGCGCGTCTTGAAAAATACGAATTGTCAGGGGTTGAGTCGCATACTCAAAGGAGAGCAGTTTGCAGCAACAAAAAGGCGTGGAAAATTTTTGATAATAAATCTCGCCAACTCCGGGAAAATGTTGATTTTACATTTCGGAATGACCGGTAATATTTCTTATCGTGAGGGTGAAGCCAAGACGGAGGATGAGAAGAAATATTCTCAATTGACAATTGAATTTCATGACGAATCGCGTCTGTTCTGGATTAATAAACGTCTGCTGGGTTCCGTGTATCTGGTGGATAAGGTTGATGAAGTTGCAACGATTAAGGAAATGGGGCCGGATGCATTGGAGCTTTCCGGAAATTTATTTTTGAAACTTTTGTCAGAACACGAGCGGAAGAATATCAAAGCGTTCTTAATGGATCAGTCAAATATAGCCGGCCTGGGAAACGAGTATTCCAATGAATTGTTATTTCAGGCGGATATTGATCCGCACAGAAAGATTAAAGGTTTAAGCAACAACGAGCGGAAAAAGATTTATAAGGTGATGCGTGATATACTTGAGAAAGCAATTAAGATCGGCGTACCGGCTAATCCGTTTCCGGATGACTGGCTTTTGGCGCATATGGATGATATGACATGCCCTAAAGACGTGAAGCATAATTTGAAAAAAGAAAGAATTGCGGGACGCACGGCAGTCTATTGTCCGGTACATCAAGTGTAG
- a CDS encoding FAD-dependent oxidoreductase, translating to MAKVLYGFFKGEVIDNRGKSKDKWTDAPVKIDEDFNGKKLKTFVDWDGFLVFEEETDILNALAEYMSEISTYGCCGRCFPGRVGTKIVSEELFKLRENFSKEKLNLLRDLCVSINDSAKCTVAPTSVIPVLGFIDNFADEAENNSNAEAGKYVRHLTAPCTAGCPANVKIPQFIEAIKDFRFLEALAIIRETMPLPGVCGRVCPHPCEENCRRGLTEDPVSIMVLKRTPWDYEYYHHKNPDIPVYREPTGKKVAIVGAGPAGLTAAYYLAQLGHSVKIYDMISEPGGMVARGIPDYRQPRDLLRREVDIIKSLGVEIQYNTKLGEDIFLDDLKADYDTVLIGIGAWKSRDMGVEGEKEGYEGVVAGGIYFLNDFAAGREVNIGKKVLVVGGGNTAIDCVRTAIRMDTEEVSLIYRRAREQMPAEDYEIEDAIEEGVNFHFLANPVKILAENGKVVGVECVKMKLGEPDDSGRRRPVPIEGSNFVLEVDTVIPAIGQYPDLSFLSEKDGIDVTKWDTIKVKDDLYITDVEGVFSAGDCEWGPNTVVKAIGAGRWAAKMMDRYMMEGNVYLTDEEKLELTLYNSKVFDKNEKLCDPATIERVHQEKLSPEERVAHFEEIEKPYSEKQAYMEATRCLRCMRMAMVGLEENK from the coding sequence ATGGCTAAAGTTTTGTATGGTTTTTTCAAAGGTGAGGTAATAGATAACAGGGGGAAGTCTAAAGATAAATGGACTGATGCCCCTGTGAAAATCGATGAAGACTTCAACGGTAAAAAATTAAAGACGTTTGTTGATTGGGACGGTTTTCTTGTTTTTGAGGAGGAAACCGATATTTTAAACGCACTGGCAGAGTATATGAGCGAAATAAGTACCTATGGGTGCTGTGGAAGATGTTTTCCCGGCAGAGTGGGAACAAAAATTGTTTCAGAAGAACTTTTTAAACTCCGGGAAAATTTCAGCAAAGAAAAATTGAATCTTTTGCGTGATTTGTGTGTTTCCATTAACGATTCGGCGAAGTGTACCGTTGCTCCAACCTCTGTGATTCCTGTTCTGGGATTTATAGATAATTTTGCTGATGAGGCTGAGAATAATTCCAATGCTGAAGCCGGCAAGTATGTCCGTCATTTAACAGCTCCATGTACAGCCGGGTGTCCGGCTAATGTAAAGATACCTCAGTTTATTGAGGCTATCAAGGATTTCAGGTTTTTGGAAGCACTGGCTATCATCAGAGAAACTATGCCTTTGCCCGGTGTCTGCGGGAGAGTTTGTCCGCATCCGTGCGAAGAAAACTGTAGAAGGGGGCTTACTGAAGACCCTGTAAGTATAATGGTTTTGAAGCGTACTCCATGGGATTACGAATATTACCACCACAAAAACCCCGATATCCCTGTATACAGAGAGCCTACAGGTAAAAAGGTTGCCATTGTGGGAGCCGGTCCTGCGGGGCTGACTGCGGCATATTATCTGGCTCAGTTGGGACATTCGGTAAAAATTTACGATATGATAAGCGAGCCCGGAGGCATGGTTGCAAGGGGAATCCCTGACTACAGGCAGCCCAGAGACTTGCTTAGAAGAGAAGTTGATATAATAAAATCTCTCGGTGTGGAAATTCAATACAATACCAAACTCGGTGAAGATATATTTTTGGATGATTTGAAAGCGGATTATGATACGGTTTTGATTGGAATTGGTGCCTGGAAAAGCCGTGATATGGGCGTTGAAGGTGAGAAAGAAGGATATGAGGGAGTAGTTGCAGGTGGTATTTATTTCCTCAATGATTTTGCCGCCGGAAGAGAAGTAAATATTGGAAAAAAAGTGCTCGTTGTCGGTGGTGGTAACACTGCTATTGACTGTGTGAGAACAGCGATTCGTATGGATACCGAAGAGGTGAGTCTGATATACAGAAGAGCAAGGGAACAGATGCCTGCTGAGGACTATGAAATAGAGGATGCTATTGAAGAGGGTGTTAATTTTCATTTTCTGGCAAATCCGGTTAAAATACTGGCGGAAAACGGAAAGGTTGTCGGAGTGGAATGTGTGAAGATGAAGCTGGGAGAGCCGGATGACTCAGGGAGAAGACGCCCCGTACCCATTGAAGGTTCAAATTTCGTGCTGGAGGTTGATACTGTTATCCCTGCGATCGGACAGTATCCTGACCTGAGTTTTTTAAGTGAAAAAGATGGAATCGATGTTACAAAATGGGATACGATAAAAGTTAAAGATGATTTATATATTACTGATGTTGAGGGTGTGTTTTCCGCCGGTGACTGTGAATGGGGACCTAATACTGTTGTGAAAGCAATAGGTGCCGGCAGATGGGCGGCAAAAATGATGGACAGATACATGATGGAAGGAAATGTATATCTGACCGATGAAGAAAAGCTTGAGCTGACCCTTTATAACAGTAAAGTTTTTGATAAGAATGAAAAACTCTGCGATCCTGCTACTATCGAAAGAGTGCACCAGGAGAAACTATCCCCAGAAGAAAGAGTTGCCCATTTTGAAGAAATAGAAAAACCTTATAGTGAAAAGCAGGCTTATATGGAAGCTACACGTTGCTTAAGATGCATGAGAATGGCCATGGTTGGGCTGGAAGAAAATAAATAG
- a CDS encoding molybdopterin-dependent oxidoreductase — MPEIYINNKKYPFNEGDTVLEVAKRNNIYIPVMCYLEKITPTGACRFCLIEIEGIDKPAAACVTYALDGMKVFTDTEKVIKDRKRMMDFILIKHPLDCPVCDKAGECMLQDMAYEFGINEESVPSVKPDKPVFDWNFIINDTNLCVMCERCVKVCHEITGCSALKIEERGFNNIINTTDGTELNCDFCGLCVDYCPVGALLDKPYKHSVRSWDLDKKNTFCNMCPVGCEIEVNIHDNEIFRCRSTENSFICSLGRYAFKHPEHKDRIETPLMKSSGKHSEVSWSDALDEFKDRLSNIKERYGDESIVLLLGSRLSNEAVFGYKKLSDELNINKVVADIEFENGSFYKLHKEKFDTYENIGSLEGIKSSDLIFVIGSDLANEALGVKWNVMNAVIHNNAKLVTIGAQKYEYDYFTDASLLADYGNYAGIFEDIKTAGDDIPASIREYIDQAEHVTFIVGNEYISSEKQPESIYAFYDYVGSDKVENFFLVSDKANITALVNSGILDNGYTPAKLNKEMVNSKIKAVLAVGFYPSETYGAYKSLNKSIDNVDMLVSVDMYKNKFNSNADIIMPALTSLESESSYTSLDGRLIKTDVVHEHKYSALSDVNILSKMGALFGIELPESAPEFWNENIAGQNGYPQMDFYEIDGFVRKENKSNVNKTTFSYQKPAEGSVEIFVNARYHNNYLSTKAVVEKDVDGYLKKYYFDVDETVLSGKDACYDGKCSINDEIAKGTVLIPKNLK; from the coding sequence ATGCCTGAAATATATATTAACAACAAAAAATACCCTTTTAACGAAGGGGATACTGTACTTGAAGTGGCCAAAAGGAATAATATTTATATTCCAGTAATGTGTTATCTGGAGAAAATAACTCCCACCGGTGCATGCAGGTTCTGCCTGATTGAAATTGAAGGAATAGATAAGCCCGCGGCGGCCTGTGTAACCTATGCTTTGGACGGAATGAAAGTTTTTACCGATACCGAAAAAGTAATAAAAGACAGAAAGAGGATGATGGACTTTATTCTGATAAAGCACCCTCTTGACTGTCCTGTTTGTGATAAAGCCGGGGAATGCATGCTGCAGGATATGGCATATGAGTTTGGCATTAATGAAGAAAGTGTCCCTTCAGTAAAGCCCGACAAACCGGTTTTTGACTGGAATTTTATAATAAATGATACGAATTTGTGTGTAATGTGCGAAAGGTGTGTGAAGGTCTGTCATGAGATAACCGGCTGTTCTGCACTGAAGATAGAGGAGCGGGGATTTAACAACATAATAAACACAACCGACGGCACAGAGCTCAACTGTGACTTCTGCGGGCTCTGTGTCGATTATTGCCCTGTTGGTGCTTTACTGGATAAACCTTATAAACACAGTGTAAGATCCTGGGATTTGGATAAGAAAAACACATTTTGCAATATGTGTCCTGTGGGTTGTGAAATTGAGGTAAATATTCATGATAATGAGATATTCAGATGCAGATCCACTGAAAACAGTTTTATCTGTTCACTGGGAAGGTATGCATTTAAACATCCGGAACATAAGGACAGGATTGAAACACCTTTGATGAAAAGTTCCGGGAAGCATTCCGAAGTAAGCTGGAGCGATGCCCTGGATGAGTTTAAAGACCGATTAAGCAATATTAAAGAGCGCTATGGGGACGAATCCATAGTACTGCTTCTGGGAAGCAGACTCAGCAATGAAGCTGTTTTTGGATACAAAAAACTTTCGGACGAATTGAACATTAATAAAGTTGTAGCTGATATAGAATTTGAGAACGGAAGTTTTTATAAGCTGCACAAGGAAAAGTTTGATACTTATGAAAATATCGGAAGCCTTGAAGGGATAAAAAGCTCAGATTTGATTTTTGTTATAGGTTCTGATTTGGCCAATGAGGCATTAGGTGTCAAATGGAATGTTATGAACGCTGTTATTCATAACAATGCAAAACTGGTCACGATCGGTGCACAGAAATATGAATACGATTATTTTACTGATGCCAGTCTCCTTGCCGACTACGGTAATTATGCAGGTATTTTTGAAGATATAAAAACGGCCGGTGACGATATCCCTGCCAGTATAAGGGAATATATAGACCAGGCAGAACATGTGACATTTATTGTCGGTAATGAATACATCTCCTCTGAAAAGCAGCCTGAAAGTATCTATGCTTTCTATGATTATGTTGGCTCTGATAAAGTGGAAAACTTCTTCCTCGTAAGTGACAAGGCGAATATTACTGCTCTTGTTAATTCGGGTATTCTGGATAACGGATATACTCCTGCAAAACTGAATAAAGAAATGGTTAATTCTAAAATTAAAGCGGTTTTGGCTGTTGGTTTTTATCCTTCTGAAACTTACGGGGCATATAAATCCTTAAATAAATCAATTGACAATGTTGATATGCTTGTTTCTGTGGACATGTATAAAAATAAATTTAACTCCAATGCCGATATTATCATGCCGGCGCTTACTTCTCTTGAAAGTGAAAGCAGCTACACATCTCTTGATGGCAGATTAATAAAAACGGATGTTGTGCATGAGCATAAATATTCAGCACTTTCCGATGTTAATATTTTGTCCAAAATGGGGGCTTTGTTTGGCATTGAACTGCCTGAGTCAGCACCGGAATTCTGGAATGAAAATATAGCAGGACAAAACGGTTATCCGCAAATGGATTTTTATGAGATTGATGGTTTTGTGAGAAAAGAGAATAAGTCTAATGTCAACAAAACGACCTTTTCCTACCAAAAACCGGCTGAGGGCTCTGTAGAAATTTTTGTAAACGCCAGATATCACAATAACTATTTGTCCACAAAGGCTGTTGTAGAGAAAGATGTAGACGGATATTTGAAAAAATATTATTTTGATGTTGATGAGACGGTGCTTTCCGGAAAGGATGCCTGCTATGACGGCAAATGCAGTATAAATGACGAAATAGCAAAAGGAACGGTTCTGATACCCAAGAATCTGAAGTAA